The proteins below come from a single Miscanthus floridulus cultivar M001 chromosome 1, ASM1932011v1, whole genome shotgun sequence genomic window:
- the LOC136495881 gene encoding nicotianamine synthase 2-like: protein MDAQNVEVAALVQKIAALHADIAKLPSLSPSPVVDALFTNLVMACVPPSPVDVTKLGPDAQRMREELIRLCSDAEGHLEAHYADMLAAFDNPLDHLGRFPYFSNYINLSKLEYDLLIRYVPGLAPSRIAFVGSGPLPFSSLVLAARHLPNALFDNYDRCGAANDRARKLVRADEGLRKRMSFHTADVANLTDELRKYDVVFLAALVGMAAEDKAKVVAHLGRHMADGAALVVRSAHGARGFLYPIVDPEDIRRGGFDVLAVYHPDDEVINSVIIARKIDAHAKGLQNGHAHARGAVPIVSPPCKCCKMEANALQKREEMATTELSI, encoded by the coding sequence ATGGATGCCCAGAACGTGGAGGTTGCTGCCCTGGTGCAGAAGATCGCGGCCCTCCACGCCGACATCGCCAAGCTGCCGTCGCTGAGCCCGTCCCCCGTCGTCGACGCGCTGTTCACCAACCTCGTCATGGCCTGCGTCCCGCCGAGCCCCGTCGACGTGACCAAGCTCGGCCCGGACGCGCAGAGGATGCGAGAGGAACTCATCCGCCTCTGCTCCGACGCCGAGGGCCACCTTGAGGCGCACTACGCCGACATGCTCGCCGCCTTCGACAACCCGCTCGACCACCTCGGCCGCTTCCCTTACTTCAGCAACTACATCAACCTGAGCAAGCTCGAGTACGACCTCCTGATCCGCTATGTCCCGGGCCTAGCGCCTTCCCGCATCGCCTTCGTCGGGTCAGGCCCCCTGCCGTTCAGCTCACTCGTGCTCGCCGCCCGCCACCTGCCGAACGCGCTGTTCGACAACTACGACCGGTGCGGCGCCGCCAATGACCGTGCCCGGAAGCTGGTCCGCGCGGACGAGGGCCTGCGCAAGCGAATGTCCTTCCACACCGCCGACGTCGCCAACCTCACGGACGAGCTCCGCAAGTACGACGTGGTCTTCCTGGCGGCGCTCGTCGGCATGGCGGCCGAGGACAAGGCCAAGGTGGTCGCGCACCTTGGCAGGCACATGGCGGACGGAGCGGCTCTCGTCGTGCGGAGCGCTCACGGGGCTCGCGGGTTCCTGTACCCGATCGTCGATCCGGAGGACATCCGGCGCGGCGGGTTCGACGTGCTTGCAGTGTACCACCCGGACGACGAGGTCATCAACTCCGTCATCATCGCGCGTAAGATCGACGCCCACGCGAAGGGACTTCAGAATGGGCACGCGCATGCGCGCGGCGCGGTGCCGATAGTGAGCCCGCCGTGCAAGTGCTGTAAGATGGAGGCGAACGCGCTCCAGAAGAGGGAGGAGATGGCGACGACGGAGCTGTCCATCTGA